atggaggcagattgtctgccctcctgtttcGGTGCCCTTCCCATCTCCtcctatttgtgcggtcacggttaagtcacatcaacattttatattcttattgctttttgtttttttatctctataaaaaaaatcaatataaaatgttgatgtggcttaaccgtgaccgcacaaaataggaggggatgagaAGGGCatccaaacaggagggcagGCAATCTGCCTCCTATTAGAATGGTCCTTCTCAAAATCATGTTTACTATACAATACAGAAAAATATTCTCAATGAAAATTTAGTAACactatattctttttttttttcttctaaaaacgatattatctactttATAGGGGAGggatgggcttagcctcataatgtgctaacaataatgtagttcaaagcgaaaatcgaatttaagacctcttacttacaaaaataaaaaataaataagaaataccTCTAAACCGTAATATTATGTGACACGTTTTTTTTAACTACAATACAAAACTACATTTAACCGTTGTACAATTTGTGGGGACAGAATGGACATATATCCCACTGAATGAGACAAGAACAAAATATTTGAGAGCAAATAAAGTCAACTAGACTAGAATTACCGCGCCATGGGATCCAAGCTCCTGTGGTGCACATGTTAGGAAATTGGCATTATAGTGAGTTTGAGAAAACTACATAGTGTCACAGCcaaaaaaatatggtttttcctACAATTTTTTACTCGACGAATAAATATTTTGTCGGGTAAGGGGACTTTTATCCGATGGCTATTTTAGTTGGTAGGGTAAAAATGATCAGTATTTAGGGTTACTCAAAATCTTTACGCGACGAAAGGCTATCGGAGGGCAAGTCACAAATCGTCAAGGAAAATTTTAGTGCGAAGGGAAAAATTGTACACAATATCTGaaggtttgcgcgacgaatcaTGTCTTCGTCAACTAGGTTGGCTTTGCCCAACAACAATGTCTATCGGCTAAGTTCTACTATTGGTGGTCAGATCCTCTGGCTATTGTTGTAGTaaggttttttaattaatgtacaCGTgtgaagaaaatataaaaaaaaaaagtttatacaGTGCTTGTAATGAGAAGCTCTACAACTTTGTGAAGATGTTAACTCCGAAATTCACCACCATAATCCCATAAATcatagatttaaatttaaccattgattgtAATTTACACTTAATTACATTCTTCttaccaaattttattttttcaaattttgttttttgaaaacatattcTTTTAGTGGATGCAAAAAGATGAACAGTTCGGATCGTTGATATCACGTTCAAATTTTTAAGGTTAGTGTAAATATTGCTCGGAGGTTATAAAGTCTCTAGAAAGTATAtaacatcgactcatatttaaTTCGTCGTGAACATCGGAACGTGATATCAACAGTCCGACTGTTCATTTTTCTAACATTCGTTAAAAgatcatgtttacaaaagataaaatctaaaaaatgaaatacaaTGAGAAGAATATAGTGTAAACGACAATCGACAGTTAAATATAAGAGACTATGGATTATGGTCTAATTTCGGAGTTGATTGTAtatgtttttacatttttcacacttctacattaattattatgaatttttattaatttttcacacAACAATAAACTCTATTTATGAGGGTTTGGagagttttaaaaatctaaatgacAATATAACCATCGTGTAAGCGTAAAGGATGCAACCACATGCATTTGTattattttcacatttttcaaattattattatgaatttttaatttgaactcCCCCTAAAAACACTGTTCACAAGGGTTTGTAGGGTTTTAAAATCCAAACGACGATGTTCCCATCACTCAAGTGTAGAGGATACGATCACGAGCGTTTGCATagtttttttcacattttttcacacttgtaaattaattattttgaatttttaatgtgctttcatatttttaaattgctttggtatttttaatttgctttgAAATTTTGTAATCTCACTTATGTGAGATCAAATACTTGGCTATTGTAGTAAGATTTTTTGGtagtttaaaattatcaaactaacttttttcttattggGTTGAAATGGGATACTCATAGGTAAACCTATTAAGAATCCATTATGTGAACTTGTTTGAATTCATTTCTAAAGCATAGCGTAGTGCAACTCTCAATGTCCAATTATAAAACTAGACCagtatcatatagttccaacaTGGCTTTACTAACGTTGGATGTTGAAATCATCGgccttgttttctttgtttcttgagCTTCGTTCTGGCCCTTTTCTTCACATAGGGAAATAGGATGAAACTAATATTGCTACGAAACGCTCAAGTCTATTCTCTTAGCATGCCAACTATATGGTGAGAGCCCgtattttatattatatcaaTGGGTTTTCTTTATATTTATGTCAAATAGGGTTGCATATGTGATAACAAAAGGAAATAGTGGCGTGTATTTGAAATGATGGACACACAATTTTCTAGTTACTTGGAGAACACTCTCTATAGCTAGACTTGTCATGCATTCGGTGTTAACTATATCTTGTATTAGATATATTTGAGGTGCACTCTTTGAAGTGGAGGTGTCATAAGTTTTACCTACACTGGACAAGGGTGTGTGCCTAGTGTTTTAACTAGTAGGTGCTGTCAATATAAGGGAAAAACCTATCCTAGTTTGGAACCCTAATATTATGAGGGCAAAAGGTGCTCTTTCATTAGTATAGTTTTCTTACTGTTGGAAGCTACACCCTAACGTGGCACACCAAGGTTTATAGCCATCTACGTGTATATCTTACATTGAGGTTTTAAGGTGCTTGTGAGCACTCTTCGCGTAAAGGAAGATGGCAAGTGTTCGTTCATATTGCATGACACCTTTTGCATGCATTTACTTGACCACCACGTAGTagattgatgcgtgatttatacgcacacaaattaaaccctctttttatcaattgtagtaagtatgtaagtagggatcgttctagaccggggattaggagggattgttaaccacttggatttgactcaaaaacgtaaaaacaaagttaaaaactttcacaaagactcaaaggactcaaaacaagttcaaaagactcaaaactgcctaaaaacactaactaggcagtttctgaccttaaacccaatgttggacgaatttaaactaaatggcttgattcaaacgtaaaataacaatatgaaacactatactagactcaaagaatgcaaaactaaactttaaaacactaaaacaaacgaaaagactcaaacatcacccaaaacactcaaaactgccttaaaatcactttctgggcagttttgagcactttggtgaatttggacgaaattgggaaataaatttaatcaaaactcttaaaaacacaaactaagacactttctaactaaattagacaataaagtaaagggggattgagttttgacgaaattaaaactaatgcacagattctaattaaaacagaatgtaaatatgaaaatgataaaatggaatgaatggatgatggaatagctaaggggttcatctccatacatgttatacttgcataataaaatgatttccaattgcatttcaataaactatgatactcaacaccccaagttaactgtgatgcactaattaaccttcaaatcttcctaacgttattgaattggatgatgcatgcgacaattcaaaacattccccacaagtcctcaacatgaatgcatagaagaggtacaagcaagaatcattacgctctatgaaaattataagtgttgacgaggcattcgttactatgattgcatgaaacttatgccaagaatttgtttaacgcgattgtttataagcaacctccactacttgcgaatataagttcgtaactattaggtgaaactcacttatattctagcgtcatattcatgcatgaaaattaagcgcgcattctcaataaacatacataaataagttatcaatcaaacggttaaacaaattgaatccacaacttatgaaacgcaattagaagtaatcaaatcaaaatgcaagcataaacatatatttcgaatccccccctagccaaggggggtttagttgaatttaaacattggaatcaaagaaacacctaaacattccaacaactcaaacttgaattgtatgaacgtttaggcactcttctcttccattcctcattcgtacaaaacaaagagtattgaaattaaacattgaaatcaaagaaacacctaaacattccaacaactcaaacttgaattgtatgaacgtttaggccctcttatcttcctcttcgttgtagcacaaggtctaaggatagtttgatggtgtgaatggtttggggagtggttggagtggctgcaatggaggagaaaagtgttttggtggctgctgcaagggtgtggagaggttttgacgaatttctggaatatggaagagtgaattgtgtgtgaatgagtgtgaatgaatgttgtgtgaagtgtgtatggtttttatagggagatgaatggatgggagagggaacatgacagctaggttaagtgaatgcatgtgcaaaacagctaggatggctgaatttgtaaggggaatgcatgtgcaatgttggaaatctgatgggagaaaggtggatgcatgtgttggctgatttaaagaatgtgagggaatgatgaaaggggaaacatgacagctaggatgaatgcatgtggagtgcatgtgcaatgttttaaaggatggaatgcatgtgaatatgctagaaatctgatgggaatgaatgattaaatgtgaatgggtgattagaatctagggtgcatgtgggttagaaatgcatgtgggtgaatgtttgaatgattaaagggtgtggaagatggctgaaatgatgaaagaataaagggtgcatgtgggttaattaatgaaggaaatgcatgtgcaatgacaatgtgttagaatggatgtgtgttatgcatgttaagtgataagtgataagtgatgatgataagtgataagtgataagtgataagtgatgagtgatatgatatgtggttatgatatgataagtggtgatgataagtaatgatatgtgggagtgtggctgaaatgaaggagtggaatgttggaatgttatgcacggctaaggaaattggaaaggtttaaatgtcctaaaactaaagggaacaaggttccaacactttggtcttcaattaggtcttcaatttcgtccaacactttggggccaagcataagctatccatccttagcccaaaagtgctccaaaggtctccaaaatgcatctttttgctcctttagccctttggacctacaaacacacgaaaatagcttaaagtactaaaataactaaagaaacataacgtaaatgcacgagaacaagccatttaagttgcatgaatatgctcctatcatagaTTCGAAGATCATCTAATTCTTTGCCGCCTTAGGTGTCACTGGAACCTTTCCAACCATTTGATCACATCCGCCTTGATAGCCGATTAATCTCCTGTAAAAGAACGACAGCAAAAGAACGACAGCATGCAGTGCATGCAATATGGTTCTCCTAGGGTGGTAGAGAGATTAGGAAAAGAAACAGAgctagggttttagggtttgaaGTGTGTGAAGATGTTAGTTGGGTTGTCTTGTCAAAGTTCAGAATATCAAGGTGAGTGGTTTATTTCAAAATGTTCTTATTTTCGATAAATGAAAACTACGAATTATTgtgggttttatttaatttttaaatatctcTCTATTTCAAGTCAATCATGTTGAATTTGGTGGAAATACTTTTGGAGTTATTATATATGGTGATATGTGGTTCATTTGGAAATGTTTAAGAGCATGGGAACTTTAGTGTTGCATTAATCTGAGGATAAATGTAAAATGCACACAAGGACATTAGGGCAAAATGGCCATTAGGGTTCACGTGGTGAGTTACATTTGATGAAGAATACAATGGACACATAAGGAGATGATGTGATATGAAATTATTTGTGGTTAAAGCTTTTGATCTATGTATGATATATATTTTCTAGCATTTGTAAACAACATCGCTTGATTTGCATACTGCATATTCTAGTCACAGGGCAACGGTAGTTGTTGCTCACCcctcatctttttattttacaGATGAGTTATTTGACAAGATAATTGTTAGACAAGCTGAGATTGTATTAGACGAAAGATTTaagagtttttattattttgtacaccCTGTAAAGCTTTTGTAGTTATTTTTATAAGagaagttttgtttttcttatttattatttttactttacGGGTATATTCATTTGGTATTGGGTCGACCGTCGAAGTAGTTGCGTCATAGCCGAAGGCTTAGTAACCCCCATCCCATTGTTGGCCAAGGCATCTAGTCTCCCTATTGGATGCTTTTACCAGTTGTCTTAGCATCTGCAATGTGGTATATTAAATAGAATAGTAAATAGACCTCCCCAACTTGCTCGTAATGTGTGATCCGATTAGTTAATGTGTTAATccgaaatttattatttttgtatcaTTTCAAGTCGGGTTACCAATTCGTCTAagaaattagaagaaaagaaaaactctgCCGCCAAAGATTCCAACGCCATTCTGTTCTTAATCTTATTTCCGAGTTTTATATTTAGATTAGCTGCCCAGATATTGTCCAAGCCTGAAAACTCTGTTGTTTGTCCGTCCAAGCCTCGGCAACATTTTGAAAAAAAGCCCCATAGAGGAAATTAGCCCAACCCCATAAGTTTGGCCCAAATATATGAACCAACTTTCAGTCTTGGGATAAATAAACCCTCGGCTAACAGTATCCAGTCCTAGCGGAGGTCAAACTCCGTTGACCGAAGGCCATTTTCCCATTAGCAGCGAGCGAGAGGAGAGATTGATACCAAAGGAAACACAAACACCCCAACTCTCTGATTTCCTCCGCCCGATTTCCAGTACTCTCCGCCGTAAAAAATCAGTTCTTTCGAGAAACCCACCTCGCAATGTCCGCTGGATTGATTTCCCAGTTCAAGGAAGCGACACAAACGGCAAGGGCCACGCTCCGGCCATGGGGTGAGCTCCTGGAGCCCACCTCACTCAGCCTCCCCTCCAGTCTGTCTGACGCGACGACCCGACTCGCCCAGAACTTGACCCACTTCCGCTCCAACTACGCCCTGATCGCCCTGATCGTTCTCTTCCTCAGCCTCCTCTACCACCCGTTCTCCATCATCGTCTTCTTGATTGTCTTCGCCGCGTGGCTCGTGCTCTACTTCTCGCGTGACCAGCCTCTCGAGGTGTTCGGGTTTGTGGTCCCGGACCGAGTCGTGATGGTTGTTCTTGCGGTGGTGACGGTGGTGGCTCTGGTCCTGACTCACGTGTGGGTCAACGTCGTCGTTTCGGGGGTGATTGGGGTCGTTTTGATTGGGCTGCATGCGGTGTTTAGGGGGACGGAGGATCTTGTTATGGACGATCAGGAATCGCCGTATGGGGCTCTGCTCTCGGATGATGCTGACCCAAGTGGGAATTACACCATTATGTGACTGTATCTCTCCAAATTTTATAAGGTGGGTCGGATTTTGGTATCCCTTTTTCTTCTAGGTTTTGTTGAAattcaattttgaaattttgttgggtttggttggaattttgggttttgattgctCACAAGAGGGAAGTGTAGGGCTTTAGTTGATATCCTGAATTTGATTACTTCATTGTTATTTGCGCTACTCATCTGTTTTCGGAATTTAATTTCGAGTTTATGGTAATTCTTGATTGACTGTATCAAATGTGATTTGCCTCCATTCATGCATTCCCAGTTGCAGAAAATTGCATTGTTGCAGTTGGCATAATGTGTGGCATGATGATACCTTATACCGCATTCATACTGCAATGCTGATATGTGTGTCAGTGGCATATAAATCGTGTACAGAATATGTAAACATGTTCTTCGTACTACTTATGCAGCCTTTTCGTGCAACTTTATAGTTTTCTGATTGCATCAAAACATTCGGAACATTGTTTATTTAAGTTGGGGTGAATACTGAATAGTAGTTCAACATTTTGCTGTATAGATTGTCAACGTTGTATGAAGATAAAATCAACATCCATCCTACCAATTCATGTCACGATATTTGGTGTCATATGTCGAAACTAGCAGATGTTTGATAATCTGATTCAGCACgatccattgaattttttttttcctttgagtCCTTTCTCCACTTTCATTTTGTAAATTAGAGTTTCTGTCTCGGGGAAATGTATCTTGCataatttcttttcctttggtgTGTTGTGGTAGCCATTTACCAAATAGAGTAACATTGCAGCACTTGGGAATTAATTTGTCTATGCCGTATGCTTCATCACACATACGTGGGACCGTGACATGATTATAAATATGAAAATCCTCTATCAAGAGTTGTCAGGATTGAATTGAGCTGTATGATTTTTACCCaaacttgcattttttttctgttcTGATATTGACCCGAGTCTATTTTGTGCATATGACGTTGTGACGTTGTATGTAACAGCAGTTGTTGTTTGAACGTTTTATGTCAAGTGTTGGCTCCCGATGAACTGGAGATGGTGCTAATGCATTTTTGCTTGTTTTATATGTATTTCCCATGTATGCAATGCAGATGGTAGCATTTCTTCGTCCTTCGATCAGGTACCTGTGTCTCAGACAAGCCTCCGATGGGGGTCAACCTCTAACCAACAGATCCAGTTGTGATGTCGTTCTTCCTTCAGAAGTCTGAAATTGTGTATCCACCACCGTAGTTGATGTTCGGCACTTCTTCCCGATTCAAATCACATTTTTTGGGGTTGTATATACCATTGTTTTCTCATGGTAAATCATGGGTCGCATTGTCGGACCGTGCCATCGTGGAATACATTGGAACCTTGCAAATTGTGAAAGTTTAACTGCAAATTTTTGTAGTAATCGTTTATGTATGCTGTGGTGATGCCTTTTCGTTTTCATACGTATTGTAAGTGTATTTTATAGGAAACAGGTTCTGACAATCTGCTTTATGTACTTGAGTCAAAATTAGAAATAAACCAAAAGGAttatttttattacaattaGTCCTTAAAATTGATTTACCCTATCAAAATAGTTGTTGAATTAGAAAACCAATTAATGCCATTCCTGAAATTTACCACGAAACATCAATGTCGTTCTTACCATTTAATTCTGCCAAATTTTCTGTTACTGTGTTGATATAGCACACATGTAACCTTACCACTCTAATGATATGATGCCATGTGGATTTTACAAAagaaagtttaaaaaatattttaaaattcattaaaaaaccGGCCAAGAAGAACGAACCCAGCCGCTCCGCCATCCTCAACCCCAAGCAGCCCTCCATTTTGGCACGTTGAAAGCAT
This Pyrus communis chromosome 6, drPyrComm1.1, whole genome shotgun sequence DNA region includes the following protein-coding sequences:
- the LOC137737836 gene encoding PRA1 family protein D-like, encoding MSAGLISQFKEATQTARATLRPWGELLEPTSLSLPSSLSDATTRLAQNLTHFRSNYALIALIVLFLSLLYHPFSIIVFLIVFAAWLVLYFSRDQPLEVFGFVVPDRVVMVVLAVVTVVALVLTHVWVNVVVSGVIGVVLIGLHAVFRGTEDLVMDDQESPYGALLSDDADPSGNYTIM